The genome window TCGACGAAACGGCGCAGGAACTGATGGCCGAGACGAACGGTCAGGTGCTGGCGGTAGCCTGTGACGTCCGGAATCCGGCGGAAATTGAACAGGTGATTGCCGAAACCCTGGCGAGATTTGGTAAGATCGATGGGTTGCTCAACAACTCGGCGGGTAACTTCATCAGCCCAACCGAACGACTGTCTTACAAAGCCTTCGATACCATCGTCGATATTGTCTTGCGGGGTACGTATTATTTTACGCTGGCAGTCGGCAAATACTGGATCGAAAACAAAATTCCCGGTACGGTTTTGAATATCTCAACCACCTATGCTACAACGGGTTCGGGCTATGTAGTGCCATCCGCCGTGGCGAAAGGCGGGGCGCTGATCATGACCAAATCGCTGGCGGCTGAGTGGGGCAAATACGGCATCCGGCTCAACGCTATTGCGCCCGGTCCGTTTCCAACGAAAGGGGCCTGGGACCGACTGTTTCCCGAACCTCTGGCGAGTATGATGGACCCAACTAGCCGGATCCCACTCCACCGCGTCGGTGAACATGGCGAACTGGCAAATCTGGCCGCTTTTCTGCTGTCGGATTATTCCGGCTATATCACGGGCGAGAGCATAACCATCGACGGGGGTGAAGTGCTGGCGGCTGGGGAGTTTAACCACCTGGAAAACGTGACGACTGACCAATGGGATATGATTGAACAGACGATCAAGCAAGCCAACCGGGCCAGCAAGAAAGACAGGTAGCGCTAAACCTTACCCGCACAGGTACGTCCGGATCAGCGATTGACCAGTCCGTAAGAGTCCGGACGTACCCAGCCTGACGGATTACCGGCGGCTGCCTTACAGCTTTTTTTC of Spirosoma agri contains these proteins:
- a CDS encoding SDR family oxidoreductase, producing MNTTGMLREGAMQGKTIIVTGGGTGLGKSISRYLLQLGANVTICSRRQAVLDETAQELMAETNGQVLAVACDVRNPAEIEQVIAETLARFGKIDGLLNNSAGNFISPTERLSYKAFDTIVDIVLRGTYYFTLAVGKYWIENKIPGTVLNISTTYATTGSGYVVPSAVAKGGALIMTKSLAAEWGKYGIRLNAIAPGPFPTKGAWDRLFPEPLASMMDPTSRIPLHRVGEHGELANLAAFLLSDYSGYITGESITIDGGEVLAAGEFNHLENVTTDQWDMIEQTIKQANRASKKDR